Proteins from a single region of Streptomyces spinoverrucosus:
- a CDS encoding AAA family ATPase, giving the protein MSNYTESLHHLDSYISARVPVIGMRTIEQQRALRLLRDAALQPRRSSMPFWIYTRATGLRDLRTNATVQDDRSLTGAMDFAAAQFSSRANATIVLVDPDHLDSDTPVTRHIAELARLADNNMGSIVVITDAPIWSGLQRLGMSLHLDLPNADEMYETLAGFLGDHRGHIPIEWDEDDTRRAAEFLSGVTEAECINLMATIAAKGSILKADVLGLAQAKDRIFSNLTGLERVQLKESNYTVGGLTSLREWLRRKHGMLHADLRDTELRPPRGVLLVGVPGCGKSLSAKAIAHEWQLPLYRLDMASIHGKYLGESEGRFREALAMADRVAPCILWIDEIEKGLAGKDDMSGVPQRIIGQFLFWLQESRSRAFVVATANDIRSLPPELLRKGRFDELFFVDLPDSQDRREIIELYHRRYLRTDPEPEQVDRLVDLSEGFAGSDIESTLHDVGEEAYRLGGADRLKPSFVLDTFANTVPLSRVNPEQIEEIRAWGRERAVPAGRPVASAAAGAATPSRRIVFMDE; this is encoded by the coding sequence ATGTCGAACTACACCGAAAGCCTCCACCACCTAGACAGCTACATCTCCGCCCGCGTCCCGGTGATCGGCATGCGCACCATAGAACAACAACGCGCCCTCCGCCTCCTGCGCGATGCCGCCCTCCAACCCCGCCGCAGCAGCATGCCGTTCTGGATCTACACCAGAGCCACCGGCCTCCGCGACCTCCGCACCAACGCCACCGTCCAGGACGACCGCTCCCTCACCGGCGCCATGGACTTCGCCGCCGCCCAGTTCAGCAGCCGCGCCAACGCCACGATCGTCCTCGTCGACCCCGACCACCTGGACTCCGACACCCCCGTCACCCGGCACATCGCCGAACTCGCCCGGCTCGCCGACAACAACATGGGCAGCATCGTCGTCATCACGGACGCCCCCATCTGGAGCGGCCTGCAACGCCTCGGCATGAGCCTGCACCTGGACCTGCCGAACGCCGACGAGATGTACGAAACCCTGGCCGGCTTCCTCGGCGACCACCGGGGCCACATCCCCATCGAGTGGGACGAGGACGACACCCGGCGCGCCGCCGAGTTCCTCAGCGGTGTCACCGAGGCCGAGTGCATCAACCTCATGGCGACCATCGCCGCCAAGGGCTCGATCCTGAAGGCCGACGTCCTCGGCCTCGCCCAGGCCAAGGACCGCATCTTCAGCAATCTAACCGGCCTGGAACGCGTCCAGCTCAAGGAGAGCAACTACACCGTCGGCGGACTGACCAGCCTGCGCGAGTGGCTGCGGCGCAAGCACGGCATGCTCCACGCCGACCTGCGCGACACCGAACTCCGCCCGCCCCGGGGCGTACTGCTCGTCGGCGTACCCGGCTGCGGCAAGTCGCTGTCGGCCAAGGCCATCGCCCACGAGTGGCAGCTGCCGCTCTACCGGCTCGACATGGCCAGCATCCACGGCAAGTACCTGGGCGAGTCCGAGGGCCGGTTCCGGGAGGCGCTGGCGATGGCGGACCGGGTGGCGCCCTGCATCCTGTGGATCGACGAGATCGAGAAGGGCCTCGCGGGCAAGGACGACATGTCCGGCGTGCCGCAGCGGATCATCGGGCAGTTCCTGTTCTGGCTCCAGGAGTCCCGGTCACGGGCCTTCGTCGTGGCCACCGCCAACGACATCCGCAGCCTGCCGCCGGAGCTGCTGCGCAAGGGCCGGTTCGACGAGCTGTTCTTCGTCGACCTGCCCGACAGCCAGGACCGCCGGGAGATCATCGAGCTGTACCACCGCCGCTATCTGAGGACCGACCCCGAGCCCGAGCAGGTCGACCGGCTGGTCGACCTCTCCGAGGGCTTCGCGGGCTCCGACATCGAGTCCACCCTGCACGACGTGGGGGAGGAGGCGTACCGCCTGGGCGGCGCCGACCGCCTGAAGCCGTCGTTCGTGCTGGACACCTTCGCCAACACGGTGCCGCTGAGCCGGGTCAACCCCGAGCAGATCGAGGAGATCCGCGCCTGGGGCCGGGAGCGCGCGGTCCCGGCCGGCCGTCCGGTGGCGAGCGCGGCGGCGGGCGCGGCCACCCCGTCCCGGAGGATCGTCTTCATGGACGAGTGA